From Toxotes jaculatrix isolate fToxJac2 chromosome 1, fToxJac2.pri, whole genome shotgun sequence, a single genomic window includes:
- the mapk6 gene encoding mitogen-activated protein kinase 6 — protein MAEKFESLMNIHGFDLGSRYMDLKPLGYGGNGLVFSAVDTDCDKRVAVKKIILTDPQSVKHALREIKIIRRLDHDNIVKVFETLGPSGRRLTEDVVSLTEVNSVYIVQEYMETDLCQLLERGLLSEGHARLFMYQLLRGLKYIHSANVLHRDLKPANLFVNTEDLVLKIGDFGLARIMDPHYSHKGHLSEGLVTKWYRSPRLLLSPNNYTKAIDMWAAGCIFAEMLTGKTLFAGAHELEQMQLILESIPVLREEDRQELHSVIPVFIRNDMSKPHTPLAKLLPDVSPQALDFLEKILTFNPMDRLTAEEALAHPYMADYSFPLDEPVSLHPFHIEDEVDDILLMDQSHSHTWDRYHESQLSEADWHLHSTHDPDEVQVDPRALSDVTDEEEVQVDPRKYADGDREKFLDEPSFDYSSLFPPERSWQDDHHENKYCDLQCSHTCNYKAVSPSYLDNLIWRDSEVNHYYEPKLIINLSNWKEQQSKEKADRKAKSKCEKNGLVKAQIALQEAEKTQSPVEKDREQEKHQTEKPQGQQNQGFDFDSFIASTIKLSLQPEPCQEVALLSEVGLLNELNSSVSQLEAPRSGSMSKSISQEKEEKCLVNLAQLGGGGFGVSGGDSAWPSHPWESFGSGERVGDNGCLIDEACWDIRKEDHFQKESTYTSYLDRLFSRKEEGAGETVASPETEPSEGRELDESFLGRNTEIVLNVQLDSLALPGFDSTDDLPLKSIQASLTPCTVKCSPQIAHKTYSSIFKHLN, from the exons ATGGCAGAGAAGTTTGAGTCACTGATGAACATCCATGGCTTCGACCTGGGTTCTCGCTACATGGACTTGAAGCCTCTGGGCTACGGAGGGAACGGCCTGGTGTTCTCAGCAGTTGACACTGACTGTGACAAGCGTGTAGCTGTGAAGAAAATTATCTTGACTGACCCCCAGAGTGTGAAGCATGCCCTGCGAGAAATCAAGATTATCAGACGCCTCGACCATGACAACATTGTCAAG GTGTTCGAGACACTGGGCCCCAGTGGTCGCAGGCTAACAGAGGACGTGGTGTCCCTGACAGAGGTCAACTCTGTCTACATTGTACAAGAGTATATGGAGACGGACCTGTGTCAGCTGCTGGAGAGGGGCCTTCTGTCTGAGGGCCATGCCAGGCTCTTCATGTACCAGCTCCTCAGGGGCCTTAAATACATCCACTCTGCCAATGTGCTGCACCGCGACCTCAAGCCTGCCAACCTGTTTGTCAACACAGAGGACTTGGTACTGAAGATCGGGGACTTTGGACTGGCCCGAATCATGGACCCTCACTACTCTCACAAG GGCCATCTCTCTGAAGGTCTGGTCACCAAATGGTACAGATCTCCTCGCCTGCTGCTCTCTCCTAACAACTACACCAAAGCCATCGACATGTGGGCCGCTGGCTGCATCTTTGCTGAGATGCTCACGGGGAAAACCCTGTTTGCAG GAGCCCATGAACTGGAGCAGATGCAGCTGATCCTGGAGTCCATCCCCGTACTGCGAGAGGAAGACAGGCAGGAGCTCCACAGCGTCATCCCCGTCTTCATCCGCAACGACATGTCCAAGCCTCACACACCACTGGCCAAGCTGCTGCCTGACGTCAGTCCCCAGG CCCTGGATTTCCTGGAGAAGATCCTGACCTTTAACCCCATGGATCGCCTGACTGCGGAGGAGGCTCTGGCCCACCCCTATATGGCTGACTACTCCTTCCCCCTGGACGAGCCTGTCTCTCTGCACCCCTTCCACATTGAGGATGAAGTAGATGATATCCTGCTCATGGACCAGAGCCACAGCCACACCTGGGACAG GTATCACGAGAGCCAGCTGTCAGAGGCGGACTGGCACTTGCACAGCACCCACGACCCAGACGAAGTTCAGGTTGACCCAAGGGCACTCTCTGATGTAACAGACGAGGAGGaggtccag GTGGATCCTCGTAAATATGCTGATGGAGATCGGGAGAAGTTCCTGGATGAGCCGTCCTTCGACTACTCCAGTCTGTTTCCGCCAGAGCGATCCTGGCAGGACGACCACCACGAGAACAAATACTGTGACTTGCAGTGTAGCCACACCTGTAACTACAAGGCCGTGTCGCCCTCCTACCTGGACAACCTCATCTGGAGGGACAGTGAAGTCAACCACTACTATGAACCCAAGCTCATCATCAACCTCTCCAACTGGAAGGAGCAGCAGAGCAAGGAGAAGGCCGACCGCAAGGCCAAGAGCAAGTGTGAGAAGAATGGGCTGGTGAAGGCCCAGATCGCTCTGCAGGAGGCAGAGAAGACCCAGAGTCCGgtggagaaggacagagagcaggaaaaacaccAGACAGAGAAGCCTCAAGGCCAGCAGAACCAAGGCTTTGACTTCGACTCCTTCATTGCCAGCACCATTAAACTGAGTCTGCAGCCGGAGCCCTGTCAGGAGGTGGCCTTGCTCAGTGAAGTGGGCCTCCTGAACGAGCTCAACTCTTCCGTCTCCCAGCTGGAGGCTCCCCGCTCAGGCTCCATGTCCAAGTCCATAAgtcaggagaaggaggagaagtgCCTGGTAAACCTCGCCCAGTTAGGTGGAGGAGGGTTTGGAGTCAGCGGCGGGGACAGTGCCTGGCCCTCTCACCCCTGGGAGAGCTTCGGCTCTGGGGAGAGAGTCGGGGACAACGGCTGTTTGATAGATGAGGCGTGCTGGGACATTCGCAAAGAGGACCACTTCCAGAAGGAGAGCACTTACACCAGCTACCTGGACCGCCTGTTCAGCCGGAAGGAAGAGGGGGCCGGAGAGACTGTGGCCAGCCCAGAGACGGAGCCCTCGGAGGGGAGAGAACTGGACGAGAGCTTCCTCGGCAGGAACACAGAGATTGTGCTTAATGTGCAGCTGGACTCTCTGGCCCTGCCTGGCTTTGACAGCACTGATGACTTGCCTCTAAAATCCATCCAGGCCTCCCTCACCCCCTGCACTGTCAAATGCTCCCCACAAATTGCCCAcaaaacatacagcagcatCTTCAAGCATCTTAATTAA